The Candidatus Nanohalococcus occultus genome contains a region encoding:
- a CDS encoding inorganic phosphate transporter, giving the protein MSEILIGLGILAAVFVGINIGGSSTGVAFGPSVGSKLVSKHGAAALMTVFALIGGWTLGRKVIETMGGQIVPASQFSLTASVLILFFIGLSLLISNLSGVPASTSMTAVGSIAGLGIATGTLRWEVMGKILSWWLVAPAVAFLVGGLIGRYLYVHLDRKFSIDQSDGKLLELSLSKRPIRLGEGTSIKELFSSTLVLSIACYMAFSAGASNVANAVAPLIGSPAANMNVETGVIIAIGAMSVGGFTIARKTLDTVGEGITDMPLLAALIVSTVSASIITVLSLMGIPASLAISATMCITGLGWGRASRTVKVKDAVKGEKPKMKTAALKADEGKKIGEESKSDIPDKKLFDPDTISQVVTMWILTPIIAAVCSYGVFTFTAVF; this is encoded by the coding sequence ATGTCCGAGATTCTGATAGGGCTTGGCATACTGGCCGCAGTATTTGTCGGCATAAACATCGGAGGCTCTTCTACCGGAGTCGCTTTCGGACCTTCCGTAGGCAGCAAACTCGTATCAAAGCATGGAGCTGCCGCTCTGATGACGGTCTTTGCCTTAATCGGCGGATGGACTCTTGGAAGAAAAGTTATTGAAACAATGGGAGGGCAGATCGTGCCGGCATCCCAGTTCAGCCTGACTGCTTCCGTATTAATACTGTTTTTCATAGGACTCAGTCTTCTGATATCGAATCTTTCCGGCGTACCGGCCTCGACATCGATGACTGCGGTTGGATCGATCGCAGGGCTTGGTATAGCTACCGGTACGCTTCGCTGGGAGGTTATGGGGAAAATTCTGTCCTGGTGGCTTGTAGCACCGGCTGTGGCATTTCTGGTTGGAGGGCTTATCGGACGTTACCTTTACGTACATCTGGACAGGAAGTTCAGTATAGATCAGTCGGACGGGAAACTCCTCGAGCTAAGCCTTTCAAAGAGACCTATACGGCTTGGAGAAGGTACAAGCATCAAGGAGCTTTTCAGCAGCACACTTGTTCTTTCAATAGCCTGTTACATGGCTTTTTCCGCCGGCGCATCAAACGTAGCGAACGCTGTAGCGCCTTTAATCGGAAGCCCGGCGGCAAACATGAACGTTGAAACAGGAGTTATCATAGCTATCGGAGCAATGAGCGTAGGAGGTTTCACAATTGCCCGGAAAACCCTTGATACGGTGGGAGAGGGAATCACTGACATGCCTTTACTCGCGGCTTTGATTGTCTCAACAGTTTCCGCCTCGATCATCACAGTGCTGTCTTTAATGGGTATACCTGCCAGTCTGGCAATATCAGCCACTATGTGTATTACCGGTCTTGGCTGGGGACGTGCCTCGAGAACGGTAAAGGTCAAAGACGCGGTTAAAGGAGAGAAACCGAAGATGAAGACCGCAGCCCTGAAAGCTGATGAGGGCAAAAAGATAGGAGAGGAATCCAAAAGCGATATACCGGATAAGAAACTTTTCGATCCGGATACTATCAGCCAGGTAGTGACCATGTGGATACTCACGCCTATAATCGCAGCGGTATGTAGCTACGGCGTCTTCACCTTTACAGCGGTTTTTTAG
- a CDS encoding cold shock domain-containing protein — protein sequence MKGKVALFKSQKNFGFIESDEADDDIFFHVSEIEGDSIEEGTEVEFDQEEGDKGPKATNVKVL from the coding sequence ATGAAAGGTAAAGTTGCTCTTTTCAAGAGCCAGAAGAACTTCGGATTCATCGAATCTGACGAAGCAGACGACGATATTTTCTTCCACGTTTCAGAGATTGAAGGAGACTCAATCGAAGAAGGAACAGAAGTCGAATTCGATCAGGAAGAAGGCGATAAAGGACCAAAAGCGACAAACGTCAAGGTTCTTTAA
- a CDS encoding redox-regulated ATPase YchF, which translates to MPYKIGLVGKPSVGKSTFFNAATMNTVKEGNYPFTTIDPSVGEAYVRVKCAAPDFGETCDPNTGFCRNEMRFVPVKLVDVAGLIPGAHEGKGLGNKFLTDLNEADVLIHVVDFSGETDIEGEPTEGHDPREDIEFLTDELDQWYLGILKKGIERFAGKHNKKDAKLEEELAEQMSAFKINKNRLKQIILREDLELDPDTWDEDDKLELARAIRKETKPMIIAANKMDKEVSQENFEEITNDPAYEDLEFIPCSAHAEKALKNADENDAIEYIPGEDGFEIKADISEDQEKGLEKIRDFIEEFDGTGVQKALESALFDQLGVMAVFPGGADGLGDEHGNILPDCFLVPENATAEDFAYTIHSDLGEGFLNGIDCRDNRQIGADHKLSHRDVIEIVSTN; encoded by the coding sequence ATGCCTTACAAAATCGGTCTTGTCGGAAAGCCATCGGTAGGAAAATCCACGTTTTTCAACGCAGCAACGATGAACACTGTAAAGGAAGGAAACTATCCTTTCACAACAATCGATCCTTCCGTCGGCGAAGCATACGTACGTGTCAAATGCGCCGCACCCGACTTCGGAGAGACATGTGATCCGAACACAGGTTTCTGCCGGAACGAAATGCGGTTCGTACCCGTAAAACTCGTCGATGTCGCAGGGCTGATCCCCGGAGCGCATGAAGGAAAAGGACTGGGAAACAAGTTCCTGACAGACTTGAACGAAGCCGATGTCTTGATCCATGTAGTAGATTTCTCAGGGGAAACCGATATCGAAGGAGAGCCAACCGAAGGCCACGACCCACGGGAGGACATAGAGTTTCTGACAGATGAACTCGACCAGTGGTACCTTGGAATCTTGAAGAAAGGAATCGAACGTTTCGCCGGAAAACACAACAAGAAAGACGCGAAACTCGAAGAAGAGCTAGCCGAGCAGATGAGCGCCTTCAAGATAAACAAAAACCGTTTGAAACAGATAATACTTAGAGAAGACCTCGAGTTAGATCCCGATACATGGGATGAAGACGACAAACTCGAGTTAGCGCGTGCGATCCGGAAAGAAACCAAGCCGATGATTATCGCAGCCAACAAGATGGACAAAGAAGTCTCCCAGGAAAACTTCGAGGAGATCACCAACGACCCTGCCTACGAGGACCTCGAGTTCATACCTTGTTCTGCCCACGCAGAAAAAGCACTGAAAAACGCCGATGAAAACGACGCGATCGAGTACATACCCGGAGAAGACGGCTTCGAGATCAAAGCAGATATTTCTGAAGATCAGGAAAAAGGACTGGAGAAGATCAGAGATTTCATCGAGGAGTTTGACGGAACCGGTGTTCAGAAAGCACTGGAATCCGCACTCTTCGACCAGCTCGGCGTTATGGCGGTTTTCCCCGGCGGAGCCGACGGACTCGGCGACGAACACGGAAACATCTTACCGGACTGTTTTCTGGTACCGGAGAATGCGACCGCAGAAGACTTTGCATACACGATCCACTCGGATCTGGGAGAAGGATTCCTCAACGGAATTGACTGCCGGGACAACCGCCAGATCGGCGCCGACCACAAACTGAGCCACAGGGACGTCATAGAGATCGTTTCGACGAACTAA
- a CDS encoding DUF4186 family protein yields the protein MRKLKLPGRDQTFRRLSEQDIRLIEKVGIPEIQNQARKIIEKKLMVQPENDGRQTPKAGHPVYKAMHACNVQSRKSLSLSHKIPAGKELEETYIESTTNLVMRWIVREYNFYQKEREDRQRNLSEFN from the coding sequence ATGAGAAAGTTAAAACTCCCGGGAAGAGACCAGACGTTCCGTAGGCTGTCCGAACAGGACATCAGACTGATCGAGAAAGTTGGAATACCTGAAATACAGAATCAGGCCCGGAAGATAATTGAAAAGAAGCTGATGGTTCAGCCGGAAAACGACGGCAGGCAGACACCGAAAGCCGGACACCCGGTCTACAAGGCAATGCATGCGTGTAACGTCCAGTCCCGGAAAAGCCTCTCGCTTTCCCACAAGATACCGGCCGGTAAAGAACTGGAAGAAACCTACATCGAATCCACCACCAACCTTGTTATGCGCTGGATTGTAAGAGAGTACAACTTCTACCAGAAAGAACGGGAAGACCGGCAGAGAAACCTCAGCGAGTTCAACTAA